A stretch of Clostridium formicaceticum DNA encodes these proteins:
- a CDS encoding manganese catalase family protein, which translates to MFNHDKKMMREVKIEAPNPQYAALLQEQLGGPNGELKAAMQYLSQSFRVKDPDIKDLFLDIGAEELSHMEMVAQTITLLNGHDLKVEQVTSGVIENQVLGGLAPMLTNASGEPWTANYVNVTGDLAADLLSNIAAEQRAKVVYEYLYRQINDKYVKETIDFLLNREEAHNAMFREALNRIQDTASNRDFGVTPDAKLYFNLSNPSPATNGFEAPNPTPPSFQDPRQQPN; encoded by the coding sequence ATGTTTAATCATGATAAAAAAATGATGCGAGAAGTAAAAATCGAAGCGCCTAATCCTCAATACGCTGCTTTACTGCAGGAACAATTGGGGGGGCCTAATGGAGAACTGAAAGCCGCTATGCAGTATCTTTCTCAAAGTTTTCGTGTGAAGGATCCTGATATCAAGGATTTATTTTTGGATATAGGGGCAGAGGAACTAAGTCATATGGAGATGGTAGCGCAAACAATTACTTTATTAAATGGACATGATTTAAAGGTAGAGCAGGTTACATCAGGTGTTATTGAGAATCAAGTGTTAGGTGGATTAGCACCTATGTTGACCAATGCTTCTGGAGAGCCTTGGACAGCTAATTATGTTAATGTCACAGGAGACTTGGCAGCAGATTTATTATCAAATATAGCAGCAGAACAAAGAGCTAAAGTAGTTTATGAATACTTATATCGACAGATTAATGATAAGTATGTAAAGGAAACAATAGACTTTTTGTTGAATCGAGAAGAAGCGCATAATGCTATGTTTAGAGAAGCATTAAATAGGATACAAGATACGGCTTCTAATAGAGATTTCGGGGTAACACCAGATGCTAAACTTTACTTCAATTTATCAAACCCTTCCCCTGCAACCAATGGATTTGAAGCACCAAACCCTACACCACCAAGTTTTCAGGATCCAAGACAACAACCTAACTAA
- a CDS encoding ABC transporter ATP-binding protein: MSETMISLRDIKKVYKSMGEEVQALKSITLDIEKGESVSVMGHSGSGKSTLLSIIGALNPPTSGIIEIDGIDIYKLSQERRADFRREYLGFVFQQFQLIPYLTAHENVMLPLTTTKRSNKEKREMAEDALHRVGLANKMKRLPNQLSGGEQERVAIARAIVNAPPLILADEPTGSLDTKTGDEIMELFQQLNKEGLTILMVTHNPDNTRYMGRSIMMKDGSLLSDQEEILQVLSNKKN; the protein is encoded by the coding sequence ATGTCTGAGACGATGATCTCATTAAGAGATATAAAGAAAGTATATAAGTCCATGGGTGAGGAAGTTCAAGCCCTGAAGTCTATAACATTGGATATTGAGAAAGGAGAATCCGTCAGCGTAATGGGGCATTCTGGATCTGGTAAAAGTACCCTCTTATCTATTATAGGAGCGCTGAATCCTCCTACCTCTGGAATCATTGAAATAGATGGTATCGATATTTATAAGCTATCCCAGGAGAGACGGGCTGATTTTAGGCGTGAATATTTAGGGTTTGTTTTTCAACAATTTCAATTAATTCCCTATTTAACGGCACATGAAAATGTTATGCTTCCTTTAACTACTACAAAACGATCAAACAAAGAAAAGAGGGAAATGGCAGAGGATGCCCTGCATCGGGTGGGTTTAGCCAATAAAATGAAGCGACTTCCTAATCAACTCTCTGGAGGGGAACAGGAAAGAGTAGCAATTGCAAGAGCTATTGTAAATGCGCCTCCACTTATATTAGCGGATGAGCCTACTGGTAGCCTTGATACAAAAACTGGTGATGAGATTATGGAACTTTTTCAACAATTAAACAAAGAAGGTTTGACGATTCTTATGGTTACCCATAATCCAGATAACACCCGTTATATGGGGCGTAGCATTATGATGAAGGATGGAAGTCTGTTATCAGATCAAGAAGAAATCCTTCAAGTACTTTCTAATAAGAAAAACTAA
- a CDS encoding ABC transporter permease: MQFYHITFNNLRRRKAKMFFVLLGLMIGIATIVSVYGVIEAMKIEMTRQVAEFGVNVVITPEAGGLTFSYGGITLPEIMYDVAQLSTTDIDVIQGLPSRNMIKVMAPKLLGLGTLEHGQKMIMVGTDLQEEFLLKPWLRIRDKDQRSKVEEKMQETKGVGDSKKMDFETIDLTRQDLEGLNPSDDQIVLGSSAAASLGAMEGDLITLSGQVLEVFGILVESGSVEDQQVFMNLPTAQKLLNRPDEITVIEMSVDYLAGSEEALLLEIDEALPHTQVTSLRQETLRRDEMLTRLVRFGMTVSLLVLLVGMLVVGLTMSASVRERTREIGVFRALGFRKSHIAKMILLEGVFISLAGGFLGYLVGMLIAGYGGPFFAGMNIAVVWRGDLLLISIIVALVIGILSSLYPAYQAAKLDPVEALRFI, from the coding sequence ATGCAGTTTTATCATATAACATTCAACAACCTCCGCCGTCGAAAGGCAAAAATGTTTTTTGTTCTTTTGGGGCTGATGATTGGTATTGCCACCATAGTATCGGTCTATGGGGTGATAGAAGCTATGAAGATAGAGATGACCCGTCAGGTGGCAGAATTTGGTGTGAATGTTGTTATTACACCGGAGGCTGGTGGTTTAACTTTTTCCTATGGGGGTATTACTCTTCCAGAGATAATGTATGATGTAGCGCAATTAAGCACAACTGATATAGATGTAATTCAAGGACTTCCCTCAAGAAACATGATTAAAGTTATGGCGCCAAAGTTATTGGGGTTAGGTACATTAGAGCATGGACAAAAGATGATTATGGTGGGTACTGACCTACAAGAAGAATTTCTATTAAAACCCTGGTTGAGGATCAGAGACAAGGATCAACGATCAAAGGTAGAAGAGAAGATGCAAGAGACCAAAGGAGTTGGAGATAGTAAAAAGATGGATTTTGAAACCATCGATCTTACAAGGCAGGATTTGGAAGGATTGAATCCTTCAGATGATCAGATAGTGCTTGGATCTAGTGCTGCAGCATCTTTGGGGGCAATGGAAGGTGATTTAATAACCCTTTCAGGGCAGGTATTGGAGGTTTTTGGGATTTTGGTGGAAAGTGGATCAGTAGAAGATCAACAAGTTTTTATGAATCTTCCAACAGCACAGAAACTATTAAATCGTCCTGATGAAATAACCGTTATTGAAATGTCGGTTGATTACTTGGCTGGATCTGAAGAAGCTTTACTTCTAGAGATAGATGAAGCACTTCCCCACACTCAGGTCACTAGTTTGCGTCAAGAAACGCTGAGGCGGGATGAGATGCTGACGCGGTTAGTGCGTTTTGGCATGACCGTATCTTTACTAGTACTCCTTGTGGGAATGTTAGTAGTTGGCTTAACCATGTCTGCTTCTGTTCGAGAACGCACTCGGGAAATTGGGGTATTCCGTGCACTAGGTTTTCGGAAATCCCATATCGCTAAAATGATTCTTTTAGAAGGCGTTTTTATTAGTCTAGCAGGAGGATTTTTAGGCTACTTAGTAGGTATGTTAATTGCTGGCTATGGGGGACCTTTTTTTGCAGGTATGAATATTGCTGTAGTTTGGAGGGGAGATCTTTTATTGATCTCTATAATTGTAGCACTGGTGATTGGTATCCTTTCCAGTCTTTATCCTGCTTATCAAGCTGCAAAACTGGATCCAGTTGAGGCATTGCGCTTTATTTAA
- a CDS encoding DUF1653 domain-containing protein codes for MCQIGKKYRHFKGKEYLVLHIAKHSETMEELVVYQALYGEGGIWVRPLAMFLEEVEVDGKLVNRFQECNETALEEL; via the coding sequence ATGTGCCAAATCGGTAAAAAGTATAGACATTTTAAGGGAAAAGAATATTTGGTGTTACATATAGCAAAGCATTCTGAAACGATGGAGGAATTGGTTGTATATCAAGCGTTATATGGAGAAGGAGGTATATGGGTAAGACCTCTTGCTATGTTTTTAGAGGAGGTTGAGGTTGACGGAAAGTTAGTGAATAGGTTTCAAGAATGTAACGAAACAGCACTTGAAGAGCTATAG